The following DNA comes from Heliangelus exortis chromosome 2, bHelExo1.hap1, whole genome shotgun sequence.
CATCATTTGGACAGGCCTGCtttcttgctgcaaaaaaaaaaaaaaagaaatgtgagatGGTGTGACTGgggagcaatttttttctgtaggcaGGTAAATGTACAAGCCCTTTGAAAGGGATAGAACATGATCTTCAAGCAAGTTGCCTTGAAGTGCTGTGTCTCCAatttcccctcctgcctgctggatGTGCCTTGCAAGCCTGATGAGACACAGGTCTTGCAAAGAATCCTTGGCCATAGGCCCAGGCACTGACACTGAGGGACCCAGCTAAATCACCCGACCTGTGTCAGCAACAGGTTGTATGTTGAACACCCACTCTGCTGGCCGTGCAAAGCAGCACCTGTCCTCATCACAAGCTGTGTCCATGCCCCCCTACCTCTGTCACGTTGAAGGACATTTCCTGAGTTTGTTCTTCTCTAAACGCCTTCTTCCAAATCCCTTTGAAGTAAACAGCATTCACAAGGGCCAGTGCGGTATCGGGATCAACAGAGCCTGACACAAGGAAATCTTGGATCTGTCCtttagagaaagaaagcagGGCAGAGAGTGATGAGCTACACCTCCTCTGATGTGCACAAATGCCTGCAGTGAAGGGCATGTGAGTGGTGGGGTGTGTATCactgtgaagttttttttcacagcaataAGCAAAACCTACTCTTGCTTGACCCACTTTTTTTAGGCATTatgaagagaggaagagaagggtaTAGATTATGGCCACCAAGGGAAAATACCTACTATGCATTTTTCAGTCCTTACCATTTGTCTCTTTCTCCACCCAGGAATTAATGAGCTGTCTTGCTTCCTCTGTGGCTGTTTTGAAGTTGACttcttccagccctgctctgtaGAATCTCTTTGCGCACTTTAAGTATTCCTGTAAGCAGAAGGATTGCAGTTGTCAGACTGACAGAACTTGAAAATGTATGAAtgtgaaatcatagaatcatagaatggccagggttggaagggaccttaaagatcatctagttctgaCCCATCTGCAcaggcaggaacacctcccagtagatgaggttgctcaaggccccatccacCCCAGCCTTaagcacttccagggaagggtcagccacaacatccctgggcaacctgttccagtgccttgccaatctcatagtaaagaattttctcctaatatGCAAGTGTGTAGAATGAAGcagaatacttaaaaaaaaacaataaacttTTACCACTGCATTTGAACATGTTAATACCAGCTGTCTAACTGCATCTTAAGGGGGGACAAGAAAGACTACTTCATATATTTGGGTCTGACACCTTTCTTCAGATAGGATTCTAAGtcaaaattttgaaatattttcttgttttaacaAAATACTCTCAGTTATACAaaattttttaaggaaagacaATGTTTGTTTCATTCTCTTTGTGCccactttttattttgaatactGTGTTCTTACATTCTTGGATTTGAAAACCAAAGCTTCCTTTCATGAGGAAGGTTTTTATATTTGGCTTTGCAAAAATCCAAATTTGATAGGCTTTCAAGCCATAAAATGTATTCAATCTCccttaaaatttacatttttttattaaaagccaTTTTCTAGCAAATGAACTGCAATCCTGATTACTCCCTGCGACTGTTGCAAAATGGGAATATTTTATGTCATTGAACTTTTGCCTGGCCCCCACCTAATAGCCCCATGAATGTTCAAACTCATTCTGAACCAGTTGTTCTCCTGGCTCACAAGCACTTTTTCATCAACAGACAGTGGTCTATTGTTGGTGCTGCTTGTCTAGAGTAGAGTCACAGGAGCATTTACGGAGAATTTCGCTGAAGTCAGCTCACATTAAAACTCACCTGAAGGATGGGGAACGTTTTTTCAATATAGATTCTGTCAGCAATCTGGAGTGAGTAGGTAGCATTTGGCCCAGGGATGTCTGAGAGAATATCCTTGAATGATTTGTGGATGTATTCAGAACTGCCACACTGAAGTGAAAAAGTGAAGAAGTGAAGAAGAGGCATTTCATTAGCTTCTTATCTAGGAAATTAAATCCTAAAGGATTGTCCCTGGAAATTAAACCCTAAAGGATTGTCCCTACCAGCTAAGAGCTATTCTGTAGTAGAGGGTTGTCCCTAGACACAGGGCTGCCACCTTTGGGTGCAAGTGCTGTGGTGATGGTTCACTGAACCCACAAGTTCATCCTTCTCAAGACACGTCCCttgaaatgtggtttttttaggTTGTGCTCCTGACATTGACTACTGGGCTCTTTTTTGCCCAGCATCTTCCTGCCCTTCTGTGAAGTGTCTTAGCTGCAGGTCTGACTGCTGTACCCTGGCTCTAGGTGCTGAGCCCCTTTCACACGCTCTACCCCAGCAGCACTATCCCAGGAAGGTACCGTGGTGCCCAGAGCATCCTGCCCCACACTATCAGTTGTTCAGATACAAGGTGTACAAGATGCCTGCATTCCTTCCCTGTTTTTTAACAAACAGGTGAGTTAtattctccttccctccctccgCAGGTCTCCTGGGTTTGAGAGCATTATCATAGCTTTTGGCAGGGTCTGAAACTGCCAGGAGGAGAGGCAAAACAGTTCTAAATTTATTCTgaggagaaaataagatgaaaaggGAGATCAAGTTATTTCTCTACCTGCGAGTCGGCTGCATCTCCAACTGCCGTAACGTTTTCAAAGTGAAGAACCTGTGAGAGAAAATGCCAGTGGGAGAAATGATAAACATGACCAAAAATGATGTGACTTTGAGATTTACACATGGTGCTTGTGGGAAAGCTGCTACCTCTGCTacctcagagaaaaaaagtgctaaTTGAGAACATAGATAAACTAAAAATTTACAAGTGAGCTTGCAACCGGTTTATGCCCTCTGTAGCCTTCTTGGAAACTGTAAACACCACTCtttgtttggattatttttttctaatggatATACAGAAATTAACTGAGTTACATATTAGGTCCTGATAAGAATATTCTGTCTTCGTCTCCTCCTGAGATTAATcttttttatgtattaaaaaaaaaaaaaaaaactgctcaCATTATCTGGAACATGTGagatatcagaaaaaaatcatacagtAAAATTTCCTGATTGGTAATCCATTTTGTTATTgtccttgaaatatttttttcctaaggcaAAGCTTACTGCCCCTCCTAGTAgaaatggacttttttttttaattattattttatttccctgaaTAGATCTCAATCCAGTAACTTTGGCTTATCTCTTGTGCATTAAAACAGGTGAGAATGGTGTCAATGCATAATACTTTCAGTGACATGACTTAGAAGGAACAAAAAGCACAAGCAGAGGTCACTTTACACTCAAGTAAGTAACTTACCTTCTCCATCTGAGATTGAGTGTTACCTCTTGCTCCCAGATAGACCATGGCAAGGGCTGAAATGATGCTCAGGGGGGAATAGAAGATGTTGTCATTGGCATGGTGGACTTTCAGCTCTTTGAATAcatcaaaacaaaattctgcATTTGCTGCAGAGATGGAGCCCATTGTGAAATCAGTTTCACCTAAAGCAAACAGAAGGAGTCTGACTTATTATGATGAAATGTATTAATTGCAATGCAAGCAAGTCAGTGTATTTGAACCCCTGGGCTTGGTGCACAGGGttttttacagcaaaaataaTTCCGTGGTTTGGATTTAAGAGGCAGACATGCTTATGTATACATGAGCAACCAAAATGATGGATAGCTACCAGTTATGCATAGGCTGGTGagtcttttatttaaaatgaattCCCCTACTTTGCATCATATTGTTGAAAACCTTGCAAATAATACTAATTACCTTGAAAGAAGCTTATTAACAGTCTTTTCTCAtctcttaaggaaaaaaataaacacacgCATAGGTTTGTTCTCAGaaccttgcttttttttcagacttcagaGCAGGTTCTTCACtataaacttcatttttaagaCCAGTTAACAGATCAGCCCTCTGGGATCCAAATACAGTTAATTTCAGTATACGATGTGCAAGTCAGAAACAACAGCCTAAGTTTTGCTAGACTTACTCCAATACAGCCTAATATGAACAGAAGCTAAGTTCTCTGCACCACCCGCTTTATCAGAGGTCTCAAATGTTAGCAACATTACCTTcgttttttaaaataagataatGAAAGCACAGCAATGGAGACTGTCAATTATTTACTGAATTCATGCAGTTCATGACAAACATCTATAACCAGTCTGTTGCATTCATTGTTGACTCAATTCtaactttttgcttttaaaaaaatactctttaatttttattatcacCTTTTCCATGAAATCCACCTTTTAATAAGACAGTGCTTGATTAACTTTGTCTTTAATTTTCAGAGGTTAATATATAGGTGATAGAAGGTTGttttttgaatatttatttaccAGTTCTGCTAGCTATTTTATAGTAGGCTCTTTGTTCCATTTATGATCTTGGTGAAGATACGTATTCATGAAGCAAatgtgtttgtgggtttttttcatcttagaAAATAGACTATTAAAGGTAACACTGAGTAGGAATAAACTGGTATTCTGTTATTTCATTCAGATAATATCTTCCATAAGCCCTGCAACTGAGCATTAGTTGCATACCCTGAAATATAAGCAAATTCAATTTTGTCAATTCTATTCAATACAAATTCAATGCTAATTCAATTCtaaatttaaaagttaaagggataaagaaaaaaggaagaacatcTGTCATAGTGTATCACCAGCTTTTCAATGTGGAAGAGTTAGGGAACAAAGCTTTAGTTCACACAAATACTTTGACTTTATGCATGGCAGAATgtgaaacagtaaaataatGCAGAACACACGTGTAAAGGTGAGATCAGGTTTCTGCAGAAGACATCCTTTGTTTCTTCAACTGATATTGAAGACCATAAACATGAAGTTACATCAATCTTTTTGTAAACTTTGTAACAGATAATATTTTTGTGAGTTTTCTTAcagataatatttttcaaaattgcaGAATAGAACTCAAATTATAATAAAAAGCAATTCTTACCTTTATCAGGTTCACCTGTGAAGGTAATGGTACAGCTTCTCAGCTGTACTTGGGGCAGACTCGCTGAACTCCTTGAAATATATCTTGTGTGATTTTGTGACACGCCCCATGCTGCCTGTTCTGTGTTTACCAAAGAAAGTGATGGATGGATCTCAAAATCAGACATGCACTTTTACTTGGAATAAGTccattctttaaaataaaacaaataaaaaaaaaaaaacacctcaaactCCAAAACCTGAATTAAAGGATTTTACCCAAAAGCCTCACAAATGGAAGATTCTTTCATCATAGAATGGGATaccttgcagaaaaggaaaaaccatATTGAATggtgaaacaaaaataatgataaaagaTATTTATAATTATGAATAGCTATGACAGCAAATAGTGAGTCATAGctagtgaaaataaaagaaaaacatgagaaattCAGTCTTGCAGAATGCCTCTAAAGAATCAATAATTTCCTTATTATTCCTCTGTCTGACAGGCCAAATCCCTTTCAGAGGCACCATTCTGTGAACTCAATATATCTGATAAGATCTGCATCTGTTTGCTATGGTTATGTCCCTGCTATACTGTTGCaacatttctctctgcttttgttgACTGGACTACCAGTTATCACTGGCCTTTCTTCACCAGAATCCATAGCTCTTGCTGAGGAATGCAGAAAAATTCTGCTACCAATGAACTTGAGGAAGGGAACAACCTTCATTTTTACTTGCCAAATTTAGTAATATTGAAATAggtttttctgcaaaaaactTGTATGTAGATTCCGGGTGCCACTTAGAGCGTGCATTGTAAAAGTCTGAAGATATGGTGTTTCACAGAGCAGTCCTTCAACCTAGAGCAGTCTAGCTCAGAGAACTGTGACATGGTCAATGTGTGCAGCACATCAGTGGAACAAAACCTTCAGCGGGTATGTTATGggaatagaaattaatttcaaaagcaataTTCAGATCATTTGTATAGTGGAGAATTATAGAGTTGAAGAGACGTGTTGGGGAAAGAGAGGttgagcagagaaaaaagataaGGCATCTGTTGTCAGACATCAGGATATTTAGATCCCAATCAGATGCTACCATAAAAGGATTTTAACTGGCTACTAAAGTTTTGAAGGGTGGTTTAAGGTaagttgtttttctctttctccacagGTCATAGCACTAGATGTTAGGTTCAAAATGTGCCTTtttcacacacaaaacccaTTCTTAAAGGTCTTCCACAAAAAGCTTCATGGCACATCAGGTGAACAAACCAGCTGAAAAAACATTCATGGTCTGCAGGACAGTCATAATATACAATAGCAAGTGTAAAGCATTCACataatttctttgaaataaaagaatgaaCAGACAATAAAGAAACTGCTTTGACCTCTCTAAATGCcatgtgatttttaaacataaatccAAAGTCAATACACAAAATACCTCTGAAATTGTCTAGAACAAATTATGCTTCTGGAGAGAAGAGGTGAAGTCCTTAACCCTTTTATCTGTCTGTGCAATTGGAAAGCCTGTGAAGCATCCATACCTTTCTCCCTAACACAGCCCTTATTCAGCTGAAGCTGCTAGTGCAATAGTAGTGCAATAGTAACTAGTGCAATAGTAACTCTGGAGACCTCAGTCTGGACTGGTGCACTTGCACACCACTAACTCTTTACACAGCACAGTGTGTAGCCCGGGCTGATCTGCCACAGCCATTGCTACATGGTAACAGTGCTATTGAGGAAATACCTTTAGGCCTTGCTTCACTTTGGTGACACATCACTGGCAATCTATTGTGAAGAGAATGAGCTATTTTCTCAAAGGAGTTGTAGATAAATTGGTCGCCGCTGTTGTGAGTTCTATGTAGTTGGAAATGGTATCACCCTGCTGGTGGAAAGACAGGTCAAGTGGGTGAATGTGTCTGTTCATGGTGAATACCTTTAATCACACAATAGGGAGTTCTCCCTAAACTGCTGACTGTTCCTGCATTGGCACcccttctgcctttcctgcctaagactgctttgtttctgttcaAACAAGCTTTAACACTCACAGCCAGAGTCCATTGTTGTATACTTTACAGCTCAGGAGTCAAAGAACTGGCCAGTATGTTTTACCCTGTCACTTCTAACTTCTGAATATGCCTTGAATCTTTTTCCTTGACAATCGAATTGTCCAGCAGTACACTCCAGATCACAATATGTGAGGCACCTTGGCATTTGTGCACCATCTACCTGAATTCCATTTGGATCATCATAGACAGCCTGTCACTTGGTAGCTACAAAGATGTCCAGTGACATCTTTGTCCAGTTGTTTCATAAAATCCAATTGCATCATTAATGTTATCAATGTCATGGTTTTCAAGATACTTCTGAGTTGaatatattcattaaaaaaaggaaattttttatttgaagtagTGAAAGGACAGTACACTCCTTCAggttactgggtttttttagcaaaacAGTAATGAACCCAGGTTACTGCTTTTGTTagcatttctgttttccattgtTCAAATGAAAGATTAATGTAAAGCAAGttgcagaagcaaaaaaatcattccccaagtaagaaaaaaatctttattatgGTCAGCTATCAGTGCAGAATTGTAAGAATATAAAAGTACAGTCTACTCAGTGAGTTCAAATCCTTCATGGATTCTAGTGAGCTTAAGCAAACCTCCCTATAGCTGAAACTCTTCCTAGGATAAAAGATAATGGATCACCCTGTCCAGAGCAACTGTGTAATGCAGGACAAACAAAAGAGGATGTGTTTTGCCACATGTCCTTGTTTCGACAATGCTTGTCCCAAGAAAGAGGTCAGCTAAGACTCTGCTGTCCTTTGCTCGGCCAAACATTTCATTGTGGACCTGTCCCTAAACCAACAGACTCTTGAACATCTGAACCTTTCCAAAAGGATATGAGGTCCAGGTCAGCTCATAGATCAAAGCTTCTCATCCAAACACAACAACCCATGGAGAACTCGAGATTTTGTTCTCATCCATGGTGCTGCTCTTGTGCCAGTAGGAAGGAGCAAGCTGATTGTTTCATATTTGTCCTGTCCAGTGACTGCCAGTGACTGTTTAATTAGTTGCAGTGGAAGACCTTGATGCTGTACCTATCAGTGATGATTTCTCTCTCAGTTGTTCTGTAGGGGGTTGTTCTTTCTccattacaaagaaaataaggtGCCTGGTCAAGATCCTTCAGGCAGGAACTCTGAGCCCAACTGGCATctttctgcagcagtgctgtgccatTCTGAAGAAATGGACATTGttgcctgcagtgctgccttGCTGGTTCACTAACTTTGACAAAGATGTGCATACATCAGTGCTGGCAGAGTGGATTTCTCCAGTAAAGATACCTTCAGAAGGATCTTGTGATGGCCTATGAGTCTCTCACACTCACATCATTTGCTCTGCAGTGCACACAACGTACAGGGTCTGCTGCTATTCAGGTTCTGAACAAGGGCACACAGCAGTCCCTTTATCAGTCACCACAGCATATGTGAAGTCCCTTATTTATCCCTCAAGTCCCTGGGATCAGCCAACGGCCAGGGTGAGTCTGTGGATGGTTTTACCTCACCGAGTCCTAAAGAGGCAACATGGTCACCAGGCCTTACACATATCATACACACTGTGCAGGACAGGTGGCATTGGCACAATTAATTTATTGGCTGTGCCATATGAGAGCTTTGTTATCAGGCTCCCTCCACACAGAGAATACTGTCTGTAGCAGCTTGTGACCAGCAGTGCTTGTTTCACCATGCCTGTCACTTTACCTTCCATCTACCACTGGAAGGCTGCCCAGCATGCCAGTTATCTTGGCACATGCTCCCaggaaaaatagcatttttcttttgcataaaATAGAATAAACTAATATCCTGGCTTCTTTCAACACAGCCATGCTTCCATTGAAGCCCTCCTCTCTTCTGATTAGTAGCCTACTGAGAATCATTAAGATTACTGGCTTATTTACTCTCCCCTGCAGGAAAactctgctgcagaaaggaagagaaatgtaaCTGCATATAGCTCCATGCTGTCATGTTGGCTTTGCAAAAAATCACTGGCAGACTCCAAGATGACTGTGAGTCAGCAACGTGTCCTTGTGGCAAAGAAAGTCAACAGCATCATGAGCTGCATTAGAAAAAGCATTGCCAGCAGGTAAAGGGAGGTTATTTTAAACCTTCTGCTTATCACTGGTGGGGCCACAgatggagtgctgtgtccagttctgggctttcCTGTACAAAAAACATGTGGATGTACTGGCACAGGaccagaggagagccacaaagatgtTGAAGTGATTAAAGAAGTTGTCATGAGAGGAGAGCCTCAGAGAGATGGGACTTGTTGCCCTGGGGAAGAGAAAGTGAAGGGGAAACTTATTCATGTGCATAACTTAGTTAATGGGAAGGTGGAAAGAATATGTAGCCAGGCTCTCCAGTGAACAAGCAACCAGGAATGGGCACAAGTTGATATAGCATAAATTCAGtttaagcataaaaaaatgtattttctaaggGGAGTGAGGTAAAgccaggttgcccaaagagtCAGAGCAGTCTCCACCCTTGGGAATATTCACAAACCAGCAGGTTAGGATCCCAAGCAACCTGTTGTACCTGAACCTGGTTGAAGCAAGGATCTTGGAATAGGAAGTTAGCAGAAATCACTGCCAATCTCAGACATCCTGTGATGTTGTGTCATATGTAAAGGAAGATCTCAAGGGAGATGGCAACAGCAGGGTTGTTGCACATTAATGTGCAAAGAAGGTAGTGTGGTTTAGATGAGGCACTTGGAATACAGGTGTGGCAAATCCCAGAGAGGAGTATTGTTTCTGTGTTGTATGGGCAGCAATGTCTCCTCATGGTAAGAAGGTTCTGAAGCCCTCTTTGTGCTTGCTGGAGGTCTGTTAATTGCACCAAGAGGTGCAGAAGTTTTCAGACTTTGTCTTTCTTGCTCCCCGTGTGTTGCCTGCCAAGTCTTCTGTCTCTCTCGTGCTGCACAGTAGTTTGTCAGAGATACAggatcctttttttctttttttctttttttttttttcacctcccaGGTGAATGCACAGAGGTGCTCAGGCACAGAGTAGTGTCCAGCCATGCTCCTGGAGCACCTGCACCTTTTCACTGTGTGCATGCTGGGTGGACAAGAGCACAGAGAGGCTGAAACACAGACACCATCTCTCTGGGTGACAGGAAGGGGGTTTTCTCCCAAATCTCCTCAGGGTTTTGGGGAGCTCAGAGTCTGCAGCAGGCATTCATCATCCCACCAGGACAGGTCTGCCACCCACCTTATGGGGAATATTTCTCCACTGCCCTTTAAATGTTGTGTGCTCCTACCTGATCTCTGGTGGCAAGGGCCAGGTCCTAGCCATTGGTACCTTGTTGAAGATTTGGTCCAGTACTGCTGAATTTGAAGTTTTTGCTGTGTCCTGTTTTCCCTTTTGAGAAAGGGGAAGCTTCTTACTAGCCTGTAAGCCTTATGattcctttggttttttcccaTTCCTTCATTTTGACCTTTGTTGTCATTCAGGAAACAGCACTGGTCACTGAGGCATATCTTGGTACTTTAAGCACTTTCCAGTTTAATAATTATAGGAAGACTACTTTGCAAATGTAACCCTTTCCAGGCCTTCTGATCGTTTATGTGCACcagcttttaaattttacagGGTGGATCAACTAACTGCTTCTGGCTTCAAGAGATGCAAAAGGTGATGAAACTGCATGTAATAAACTTTGAGATGTtgaaattttgcatttcttggaACAGTTCATATCACTGATttcatttctaaagaaaaaaaattaaagttcaCTTGGTAAAACAGCTGTTTtagcacagaaaagcagctgagtCTCTATCACAAATATCTGATGATATTTAAGTAATGCAGATGTCAGACCTATGCCACCAGCCACTTTCATAATACCACACTGTGTGTTAATGTGGAAAAAGTTCCTCACCTCAAAACTCTCAACAGGGAAATGCTTTTCCTAGTACCTGTCAATCTACTTATTCTTTCAAATGCCTTTTGTGTTGTATgattttcagattatttcatCATCTAAGATAGCAGAGTGGCCAAAATAGTTCTTCCTTGAAATATCTACCAGACTAGTAGTCAGTACATCTTTAATACCCATTGGAATTGTActgaaaaatatatagaaattaATTATTACTCCCCTGGGATTTTTCTTGGCAATCTGTAATACAGAGGTGAATCTAACTCTAGATGTGTGCATTTATGATGTCATAAATGCTTAGAAAACTTCATACGTACATGCTTTATTCATTCTAAAAGTAGGATTCGGTACTAAATCCCATTTTACTCACATCAGTTACCAAGGTAATGATATTTTTAAGGGTTTGTGGTccagaaaattaatataattctCATAGCAGGCActtgtgattttcttttattatattaacaacaaaaaaatcagttctatGCATCCAAATCAAAAATGTATAATTAGAGTGAAATCAGGACATAGTATTGAGTCAATATATCCATATTTGCAAATGGCAATGGacatacaggaagaaaaaaaacagagaatatAGAGATTCTCATGTATTTCTTAAAACCAAGAAATATAGTCTTGAACTGTTACAGAAACAAAGAAGGCCAGAAACATTAATGGAAGAATAATGCACTGAAGTTTTTAACTCCACTTGAGGGCTTCCCAGGGACTAATTGAAGTTAATTTGCTAAGCAAGctcaacagaggaaaaaaggttattttgaaagctgtgtttttttcacagaactCCCAAGAAGGAATCAGATTATTGAGTACCACTTGCAGGATTTTTcccaaaaatcaaaatattcttATATTTGAAGTGTCTATCAATGTTTTAAACAGTAATTCAGATAGCTCTTTTGCTTAGTAGTTCTCAATAAATTCTGGGTCATCTGGAttatcatggaatcacagaatctttcaggttggaaaagacccttgggatgGTTGTGTCCAACCATCATCCTTACTCTACAAAGGGGAAGGCAAGCATTGTTTCCAGCTCTTTATTTCCTTAGGGGGAACGATATCTACCAAAGAAGAGGATGCTGTTGGTTGGGTTGTGTTTGATCAAGAAAAGGAATGGATGGTCAGCCCTAACCTCTTCAAACTCAGAGGAATGTTTGATGACTCCCATCACACCTGCTGAGCCTGATATCTCAGTACCCTCTTCATTGACTTCCATGTATGCTTCATGGATGGCCTCAGATACCTTCAGGCTGTCTGATGAAGAGATACCAGACAGATTGGCCAAAGGGCTGAACAGGTCAGTCAACCCCAAGGCCTCTAAGACAGATGTGAGATTATATTTTTCCTCAATCTTCATGCGTGGGAGGTACACTTTCActctcttcttttccatcaCATTGGGACTGGTCCACTCAGTAAGCTTTTCAAAGCTGATTTCATTCTCAAGCTGAAAAGAGAGGCAGGGAATTAAATGTCTGGGATGCAAATAAAACTTCTTCATACCATTCATTTTAATCAAggttattataaaaaaaataaaaacaaaaacaaaaaacaaatcaaaacaaaacaaagaacaacaacagaaaaacaagcaacCATGTCAGAATTGTTTGTGTGTTGGTATCCTGTCAACAATCTTCTTGTAGTCTGCATCATTCTGATAGCCTCCAATATCACCTTGCAAATTAACATGCAGTTAATAGTAGCTGGTAAATGCAAACTCTTCTACATCTTTAATAACCTACTTGGTTTGAATAGtttaaatccttttaaaattgAGAATACTTTAGAAAGAACATGCTTTGTCtaactttgtttttcattccattttgaCAATACCAGAGCAATTTTTGAAAGCAACACACTCATGATGCTTAATGGGGATTTTGCTAAGAAATCATTAATGATTCCTGCAAAGAATGACTGATTCTCATGAGTGTTAGCAATatttctttgacattttttatggctgtgtgtttgtgtgtgggtgtgtgtgaaATTATCTAGCAAAGAAAGCATCTACCCATGCATACATTTTATTCTGCAGAAGGCTACATCAGCACTACCCATCTTTACCATAATTTTACTAGGGTGAGCCCAGGGCTCTCCTGAGAGGCCAATCACTTCCTGAGCACCTGGTAGCACCGAGGCAGCTGATGCACCCCCatctgcacagcacagccacaggctgagcagctgggatgtGACTGGACAGCAAAAGATCTGACAGGAGCCAAGTCCCACTGAAGTGATAACTCTTCTGCTTCCCTTGCCATGGCCATACCTGCTCCAGGCCAGAGACATCATCAGGCAACAGCACCAACATGCTCAGCTCCCCACTGGCATAGGGAAGCTCCAGGATCTTCACTTTCTCTGCAGCCACTACTGCCACTTTGAAGGTACCGTTCTGATACATCATTTGGACAGGCCTGCtttcttgctgcaaaaaaaaaaaaaaaaaaaaagaaaaaagaaa
Coding sequences within:
- the LOC139792781 gene encoding ovalbumin-related protein Y-like isoform X1: MGSISAANAEFCFDVFKELKVHHANDNIFYSPLSIISALAMVYLGARGNTQSQMEKVLHFENVTAVGDAADSQVEKLQCGSSEYIHKSFKDILSDIPGPNATYSLQIADRIYIEKTFPILQEYLKCAKRFYRAGLEEVNFKTATEEARQLINSWVEKETNGQIQDFLVSGSVDPDTALALVNAVYFKGIWKKAFREEQTQEMSFNVTEQESRPVQMMYQNGTFKVAVVAAEKVKILELPYASGELSMLVLLPDDVSGLEQLENKINYENLMEWTSPNVMEKKRVKVYLPRMKIEEKYNLTSVLEALGMTDLFSPLANLSGISSSDSLKVSEAIHGAYMEVNEEGTEISGSAGVVGEVKDFSEFEEVRADHPFLFLIKHNPTNNILFFGRYCSP
- the LOC139792781 gene encoding ovalbumin-related protein Y-like isoform X2, producing the protein MGSISAANAEFCFDVFKELKVHHANDNIFYSPLSIISALAMVYLGARGNTQSQMEKVLHFENVTAVGDAADSQCGSSEYIHKSFKDILSDIPGPNATYSLQIADRIYIEKTFPILQEYLKCAKRFYRAGLEEVNFKTATEEARQLINSWVEKETNGQIQDFLVSGSVDPDTALALVNAVYFKGIWKKAFREEQTQEMSFNVTEQESRPVQMMYQNGTFKVAVVAAEKVKILELPYASGELSMLVLLPDDVSGLEQLENKINYENLMEWTSPNVMEKKRVKVYLPRMKIEEKYNLTSVLEALGMTDLFSPLANLSGISSSDSLKVSEAIHGAYMEVNEEGTEISGSAGVVGEVKDFSEFEEVRADHPFLFLIKHNPTNNILFFGRYCSP